A single Dermacentor albipictus isolate Rhodes 1998 colony chromosome 3, USDA_Dalb.pri_finalv2, whole genome shotgun sequence DNA region contains:
- the LOC135901328 gene encoding uncharacterized protein: MEYVKPPEPLGLATNGGRTWKLFRQKFDFFLAATECSEKPRSEAAKTALFFSVAGEEALEVYNNFTFSEGEDKQDYATVIAKLEEYYVEQQNTIHERYVFRSRLQNGAEPFEQFLRALKRQAQLCNFGTMMDEMVRDQIVFGTNSQKLREKMLMDKLLTLDKAVVLCKAAETSARENALWKKADGELHVLAASSSRSAAQGPRQVFKCFRCSRTHAARRCPAYGKTCYLCKGRNHFASCCETRDTVREVQHDLKTLDQNDDFNVLDVAIGNIISDRDWIMTANVEGKDINFKIDTGSQANLIPLSLFRKLKAGSLKTSHAVLRSYSGSVIKQLGKFSTHVTIGDRKIYTDFFVVKKDHSALLGLKASEDLGLIKRNIDAVTTSSSSAVVEGFPQLFKGTGRVQREYRITLREDAVPVIQPARRVPLALREPLRAELQRMEAEGIIEKVSSPTDWMVVADMLSRAPAPQDGTASPTSDVEVHGVTVVSALVSERTASRLASETERDVYLNQVLQKLGQGCAVEGPLKPVASELSVVKGILLKGTKVVVPSSMRLEILKRIHAGHLGIGKCKARARQLVYWPNLNADIEMLIHKCPVCQTYAYKQHSEPLILRPTPTQAWYRVGVDLFQYGGQHYLCAYDSMSNFPDVELLPNSTASSVIQKLGAIFSRYGIPTEVCTDNGPQFASHEFALFAQQYDFKHVTSSPEYPQSNGLAEKGVQIIKRILKKTKDANENFWLGVLNYRASPLEDGRSPGELLQGRRLRTPIPDFGPLAATRVRKHKQGKHNRRALPGLKSNDVVRIKGTAWARKAKVLGSVGSRSFDVETQDRNILRRNRQHLLATSEPFEDTTDEEYSHEGQLPASLESRTSDSSCTQPPSQQVSCTQPPSQQVSCTQPPSQQVSCTQPPSQQVLPQRRSLRHTRPPERLGYDQNFQQTNQRR; the protein is encoded by the exons ATGGAGTACGTAAAGCCACCGGAACCTCTGGGCCTGGCGACCAACGGAGGACGGACGTGGAAGCTGTTCAGGCAAAAGTTTGATTTCTTTTTGGCAGCCACGGAATGCTCTGAAAAACCGAGGTCAGAGGCAGCGAAGACAGCACTTTTCTTCAGCGTGGCTGGTGAGGAGGCCCTCGAAGTTTACAATAACTTCACGTTCAGCGAAGGCGAGGACAAGCAAGACTATGCGACTGTCATAGCTAAACTTGAGGAATACTACGTCGAGCAACAAAACACAATTCACGAGCGTTACGTCTTCCGCTCTCGACTCCAGAACGGAGCTGAACCTTTTGAACAGTTCCTTCGCGCGCTGAAGAGACAAGCACAGCTCTGCAACTTCGGAACGATGATGGACGAGATGGTGCGGGACCAAATTGTATTTGGGACTAACTCCCAGAAGCTTCGAGAGAAGATGCTAATGGACAAGTTGCTTACCCTGGATAAAGCTGTTGTTCTATGCAAGGCGGCGGAAACGTCAGCACGCGAGAACGCGCTGTGGAAGAAGGCAGACGGGGAACTTCACGTGCTTGCAGCATCGTCGAGCCGAAGCGCTGCGCAAGGACCACGGCAAGTCTTTAAATGTTTCCGCTGCAGTCGAACACATGCAGCACGACGCTGTCCAGCCTACGGCAAAACATGCTACTTGTGCAAGGGGCGTAACCATTTCGCATCATGCTGCGAAACTAGAGACACCGTCCGTGAGGTACAGCACGATTTGAAGACTCTGGACCAAAACGACGATTTCAATGTGCTGGACGTCGCCATCGGTAATATTATCAGTGACCGGGACTGGATCATGACGGCAAATGTTGAAGGCAAGGACATCAACTTCAAGATCGACACAGGGTCTCAAGCAAACCTTATACCACTGTCGCTTTTTCGAAAATTGAAAGCCGGTTCGCTGAAGACAAGTCACGCAGTTCTACGGTCGTATAGTGGCAGCGTCATCAAACAGCTCGGCAAATTTTCGACGCACGTTACCATTGGTGACCGCAAGATATACACTGACTTTTTCGTTGTTAAGAAAGACCACAGCGCCCTCCTTGGTCTAAAAGCCTCAGAGGACTTGGGGCTTATAAAGCGGAATATTGATGCTGTAACAACGAGCAGCAGCTCAGCGGTCGTCGAGGGATTTCCGCAGCTCTTTAAGGGAACAGGCCGTGTACAGCGCGAGTACAGGATCACCCTTCGCGAGGATGCTGTGCCCGTCATCCAGCCAGCCAGACGAGTGCCTTTGGCGCTCCGAGAACCTCTCCGTGCGGAACTACAGCGAATGGAAGCGGAGGGCATCATCGAAAAAGTCAGCAGTCCGACAGATTGG ATGGTGGTGGCAGACATGCTTTCCCGGGCACCTGCTCCTCAAGATGGCACAGCCTCGCCCACAAGTGACGTCGAAGTTCACGGAGTCACCGTAGTATCGGCACTCGTAAGTGAAAGAACCGCTTCAAGGCTTGCAAGTGAGACCGAGCGTGACGTATATCTCAACCAGGTACTACAAAAGCTTGGGCAGGGGTGTGCTGTGGAAGGTCCGCTAAAGCCTGTTGCTTCTGAGCTCTCTGTAGTAAAAGGAATTCTTTTGAAAGGAACGAAGGTGGTAGTGCCAAGTAGCATGCGCTTGGAAATATTAAAACGCATTCATGCAGGGCATCTCGGCATTGGAAAATGCAAAGCCCGAGCAAGACAGTTAGTATACTGGCCAAATCTGAATGCTGACATTGAAATGCTGATCCACAAATGTCCAGTGTGCCAGACTTATGCGTATAAGCAGCACTCAGAACCACTCATCTTGCGCCCAACACCCACACAAGCCTGGTACCGTGTTGGTGTTGATTTGTTTCAGTACGGCGGCCAACATTACCTGTGCGCCTATGACTCAATGTCCAACTTCCCTGACGTGGAACTATTGCCTAATAGCACAGCCAGTTCTGTGATACAAAAGTTGGGGGCCATATTTTCTCGTTATGGTATACCGACCGAAGTTTGCACAGATAATGGCCCTCAGTTTGCCAGCCATGAATTTGCGCTATTTGCTCAGCAGTACGATTTCAAACATGTCACATCCAGCCCAGAGTACCCTCAGTCAAACGGTCTTGCCGAGAAAGGTGTACAGATAATAAAGCGCATTCTAAAAAAGACAAAGGATGCGAATGAAAATTTTTGGCTTGGCGTCCTGAATTACAGAGCAAGTCCACTGGAGGATGGCCGCTCACCAGGGGAGCTGCTGCAAGGAAGACGTCTGCGCACACCCATACCGGACTTCGGACCCCTTGCAGCCACGCGAGTCAGAAAGCACAAGCAGGGCAAGCACAACAGGCGCGCACTTCCTGGCCTCAAGAGCAACGACGTCGTTCGCATAAAAGGGACGGCATGGGCACGAAAAGCCAAAGTGCTCGGATCAGTCGGATCACGTTCCTTCGATGTGGAAACGCAGGACCGCAACATCCTACGCCGTAATCGGCAGCACCTCCTGGCAACGAGCGAACCTTTTGAGGACACTACAGACGAAGAGTATTCCCATGAAGGCCAGCTTCCGGCCTCTCTAGAATCTCGCACATCCGACTCAAGTTGCACGCAGCCACCTTCGCAACAAGTTAGTTGCACGCAGCCACCTTCGCAACAAGTTAGTTGCACGCAGCCACCTTCGCAACAAGTTAGTTGCACGCAGCCACCTTCGCAACAAGTTCTGCCACAACGAAGGTCGCTGCGTCACACCCGTCCTCCTGAACGTCTGGGATACGATCAAAACTTCCAGCAGACAAACCAACGGCGTTGA